A region from the Chelmon rostratus isolate fCheRos1 chromosome 6, fCheRos1.pri, whole genome shotgun sequence genome encodes:
- the avpr1aa gene encoding arginine vasopressin receptor 1Aa codes for MHTTDYAPLLSEGNQSLGFSPTYDLTMGTPGNSTVHPNGSDPFARNEEVAQIEIMVLSITFVVAVVGNVSVLLAMYNTKKKMSRMHLFIKHLSLADLVVAFFQVLPQLCWEITFRFYGPDILCRIVKHLQVMGMFASTYMMVMMTLDRYIAICHPLKTLQQPTKRSYIMIISTWMCSLVLSTPQYFIFSLSEIKNGSDVYDCWAHFIEPWGAKAYITWITVGIFLVPVVILMMCYGFICHSIWKNIKYKKRKTMAGAAGKNGLIGKNSVSSVTTISRAKLRTVKMTFVIVLAYIVCWAPFFIVQMWSVWDENFQWADSENTAVTLSALLASLNSCCNPWIYMIFSGHLLQDFVHCFSCCLRLNSDFKKEDSDSSLRRTTLLTKMTNRSPRGSSGNWRELDNSPKSSIQAE; via the exons ATGCACACTACCGACTATGCGCCGCTCCTGAGCGAAGGGAACCAGTCTCTGGGTTTCAGTCCCACTTATGACTTAACGATGGGaacacctggaaacagcacCGTCCACCCGAACGGATCCGATCCGTTTGCGCGAAACGAGGAGGTTGCCCAAATCGAGATAATGGTCCTGAGCATCACCTTCGTGGTTGCTGTGGTTGGGAATGTGAGCGTCCTGCTGGCGATGTACAACACTAAGAAGAAGATGTCGCGGATGCACCTTTTCATCAAACACCTCAGCCTGGCAGACCTGGTGGTCGCCTTCTTCCAGGTGCTGCCGCAGCTCTGCTGGGAGATCACCTTCCGCTTCTACGGTCCAGACATTCTCTGCAGGATAGTCAAGCACCTCCAGGTGATGGGGATGTTTGCGTCCACCTacatgatggtgatgatgaccCTGGACCGTTACATTGCCATCTGCCACCCTCTGAAAACCCTCCAGCAGCCCACCAAACGCTCCTACATCATGATCATCTCCACATGGATGTGCAGCCTGGTGCTCAGCACTCCGCAGTACTTCATCTTCTCCCTGAGCGAGATCAAGAACGGCTCAGACGTTTACGACTGCTGGGCGCACTTTATCGAGCCATGGGGCGCCAAGGCGTATATCACCTGGATAACCGTGGGCATCTTCCTCGTGCCCGTGGTCATTCTCATGATGTGCTACGGGTTCATCTGCCACAGCATAtggaaaaatatcaaatacaaGAAAAGGAAGACGATGGCTGGCGCTGCGGGCAAGAACGGGCTAATTGGGAAGAATTCAGTCAGCAGCGTTACAACTATATCAAGAGCCAAACTGAGGACTGTTAAAATGACTTTTGTGATAGTTTTGGCGTACATTGTTTGCTGGGCGCCGTTTTTCATAGTACAGATGTGGTCTGTGTGGGATGAAAACTTCCAGTGGGCTG aTTCTGAGAACACAGCAGTGACTCTGTCTGCGCTACTTGCCAGtctcaacagctgctgtaacCCGTGGATATACATGATCTTCAGCGGTCACCTCCTCCAAGACTTTGTGcactgcttctcctgctgcctcAGGCTGAACTCTGACTTCAAGAAGGAGGACTCAGACAGCAGTCTCCGCAGAACAACGTTACTGACTAAGATGACCAATCGGAGCCCAAGGGGCAGTTCTGGCAACTGGAGAGAGCTGGACAATTCTCCCAAGTCCTCCATTCAGGCAGAGtaa